From the genome of Daphnia pulicaria isolate SC F1-1A chromosome 5, SC_F0-13Bv2, whole genome shotgun sequence:
AATCCAAACCGGTTAAAAAAACTATCTAAAGGGAATAAACGAATAATTTAAGGGAAtaagtccccccccccaaaaaaaaagaaaaaatcgatcTTGATCACCCCAAAAAATCAACCCCTTCCCTAAAACCAAACcgcaaaaaaacaataaaagcgGTTTAATCGCCAGCGCTCAACATTCGCTGAACGGATCGGGATtattttcatataaaattgCTCGTCTCAATTTGATTAGGTCCTGTCATTAGGGTCTCATTGTTGATAGACTGAACGGACaagattcaaataaaaatttgcatgaaatCCGCAGGAAGActgatgaaaaccaaaaccCGTCCTAATAACACACCCTATTGGAAGCCGAGAGtgaattaaacattttttattttctttctttttgggacCACCAAGTCTCGTACGAGTTTCTTATTTGACACAAGTTCCAGGAATAGGGCCATAGCATCCGACGAATGGTACGGtgctatatatatactactactacacataAGTACATATCCTATCAAGGAAAAAACCAGCTACAGCTCAGTAGTTGTATATTTGATGCTATAAGAACGTTGGATAACAAATGGGGAAATGTACGGAGAGAAACACGTCAAGTTGAATATGTTCCGTGGCGGGAGCAACTGCTTGTAACGAAATCACTAGGTcgtattatattatatgtTTCTCgttggtctctctctctctctctctctctctcccggcaCCACACGTCATTTGCCAGTctgtcaaataaaaaacggCTTGTCAAAgacgtgggggggggggggcgataGAGCGACGGCGGCGCTACTATATAGCCCAGGACATAACTCTCTACTTGCGTTTGTACACGCACACAATAAGTTGAATCCCTTCTTCTCTGACCCAACCAAACTGGATTGGATTCCCCGAGTCTGCTCCTACATTCGCAAACGTaacgcttttttctttctttctttctttctcgctAGCACTAGTCTTTTGTCGAATTGCCAGATCTCTTTTTCACCGTTTCCCTTATTGAAATAGCATCGAGCtcaaccaccaccagcacgGCAAAAAAACCTCCATGCGGCACGCACCCAGCGCCTCTTGGACGTGAAGGAGTCGAGCAGCTGGAATGTCTCTCTTTGCCTAGCGAAAGATGGAGGAGAAAAGCAGCAAAAGGAGGGCGACTTCTACGACGACAATTCCGGGACGACGTCAACATCGCCTCGTCaggacaaaagaaagaaaaaataagaaattaggatgagttgtacaacaacaacaacaacaacaacaacaacaacgccaaCAAAAGGAATTCCGAATTGACAAAAGGGACTGCGAGATGAACGTGCAAACAGCAACGAACCCTTTAGCCTCTTCGTGCCCCCCCATCGAGCGCAAACAAAACGTCGAATTTGAAAGGGCGAAGAGCTAAGAGATATGCTGGGCGAAAAAGGAGTATACTATAGTCGGGCGAAAGAAGCAGGCGGCCGGCATATAATAGagacacaagaaaaaatgggTTGTTGCGAAGGAGCAAGATGGATATAGCATGCGAGGTATGGCAAATATCGATTCGCAAAGATGCATCCGCAGCCGGGGCGGGTTGAACCGAGCTGGAAAGCTAGCGGCGTGTACTACCAACGGGTTTGAAACGCTCAGAGATGCTGAATGGAGCGCCATTAAGCGAGTTAAAAGGGCGAACCTTTCGCTCCTTGCGCGCTCTCAAGTGCCGGTGGAATGCGAATCCCTCCTTCCTCGGTCTGCTATTTCCTACACTCGACGACTCCTACCACCACCTTCAATGATGAATGAGCCGAGCTCAAAAgtcgagagcagcagcagccctgcAGTAGCCCTGCAGTCCCTGGTATGTTCGTTGGGCGGCCTCATTACAAAAATTGCTACCGTCACTTGGCCAGACCGCCACCACCCTCTTTGGGTGTCTCGCCCAATATGATGAATCGCCTTATTGATCAACACAGCTGTAAAGATTGCAATGCCATTTATTTGCCTTCTCCATTCCTTTGTataagcccccccccccccacgccCCACCCATTCCAGCGATATTGATTGATATTAATGGCGAAACATCCCCCCTTAAACCCGGGACCACATGAAACCCATTACGATGGCCACCAGTAGTCCAGCAACAACCGCGACGTAGAGTTGAATGGGACGAGAGGGTGGAGCAGAGGTCTCATCGGGACGTCGGCGATCCTTGTTGCGCCGTTTGTCGAACTTTCTCTGGAATTGCTCCAACTCGATTCGATTCCggcgctcttcttcttcgcgctGGACCCGCTCCTTTTCCTCCTTCAGCTGCAATACAAATAAAAgtttcaaatataaaagtcCTTTGGCAACTGGGCGCTCGCCTGGCCAAACCGCAAAAGCCATTGGCGTGATCAAAGCGCTACGAAATCAAATCACGGCTCTAGACTAGACGAGTAGAGCGCCGGATTACAAAACCGTACTACCTTGAGCTCCTGGTCTTTCTTTCGACGGCAGATGTCGTCGCAAGAAACGGCCGCCTGCTTGGAAAGAAGGTTGCACGCCACGGCCTTTTTAATTCGCCTACAGGGGCAGCTCACATGAACGGTCGTGACGCAATCCAGTTGAGAGGCGCATTCACCCGAGTGGCACGAAACCGGACAACGGTGTTTGCAAGGCTGCGAGCAAGGCATTCGAATCAGTTATTTTTACACCGTGTGGGGACAAATTCGAGCGAGAGACAAACTAATACAGAATGTATGGCAAGAGGGAAACTCAAGTGGGAGCCCCACAAGTTGGCGCTACAACATCCGATATTGATCCGCGTTAACGAGATCGTTTCAAAATATATGAGATAGAGCCTCACCAATAATTTAGGGCAACGGTCTTTGCAGCTGAGCAGTTGTTCTCGGCTGGGAAGGCTACCGGGAGCGATAGAGTCGCTCAACTCATTACAGCGAATCAGTTGCGGGTTAAGTCCactgaaaacacaaaacaatcgACCAAACATACAAACAGCGTTGCAATTTTCTCTAATAATAGAAATGCATTTCAacaatactactactacgactaCTGTATACTGCATACGTACCAGTGGCAGCTGTGCTTAATCAGTTTGGTGCAAgtctaaatcaataaattagaTTAAGGTCAATAAGCCGACACGTACGAATGATCAATTGGGAAAAGGAAATTACCGGACAAGGGCCAGGGTGACATTTCCGTGCACACGGGTGGGTGCAGCCCTCGGGTCGATTTTTCGAACAAAGCTCCTCGCATAGTTGGCAATTCCTCTACAGAAACGTTTCCATGTTAAATCGATTTTTCCAGTCTAGCCAAAGGTACACAGAGGATTGGTCGGCTACTCACTGGATTCGTTGCTACCGCATGGCACGGTTTCATACAGGTATGGTTGGTACAATAGAGCTCACGCCCACAGGGTCGGCCACAAGACGAGGGTGCGGACAAATGGCACGGCCAATCGGCCGTTTCATGTTCTCCCAAGCAAGTTACTGGTACCGGGACCTTGAAATAGCCAAAAATCGATTAGATTAGCATCGCCTCAACATCACAAAAAGGATTAAATCACAATCCTACAGGGCAAGGAGGGCACGGTAGctttttaatttccattttcggtGCTTGTTTGGGCTCCCACGGACCAGCTCTCTGCTGTGTCGGAGCAGAAATTTGGACCAACACTGACGTATGACACGGAGCTTTACATATGTGCCCGCATCGTTCCGAAACCTTCAAACAAGGTTGTTTGCAAGGTGGGCAACCTCCGGAGTGGCAAATATGTTTAGTGCGACTTTCGTGGTGGCAATCAGGTGGCTTCCTATTAAATGCCGTCCAAATAAATTCGTTAAGATCAATTAATTAGCTTAAACGAAATCAATAAAGAAGACTCACGTGCAGGTAAGCGAACACTTGGGAGGTTTCGTATGTTTCTCGCGCCCGCAAGGAACTGTTATCTTGGTTCGACCGCAAGAGCAAGTAATGTCAACTGTCAAATCGCAAGGGTAGCAAGGGCCTTGATGACATCTACTCACGCACTTGTGGTTCTTGCAACCAAGTGGCCTGTTGCAAATCTGATCGCACGGAGGACAAGTACCGGTGCAGCACTAAAATTCCAGCAAAAATAACTTATAATCTTTTGCTctcatttaaaatgtttcgaaAGATTACTTTGCGGTTGCAAGGATGACGCCTGCAGTCTTTGATGTGCTTGCATTTAGTCTCGCATTGAAATTCTTTATAGCACGgaagttctttctttttcaaaccgCATCGGCAGGACTGAACTCGCATTTGCCAACACtgcgacaaaaaaacaatgacaacttttgtgaaaaacattcaaacttgtcgaaaaaagaacgaaaacgCTTACGGTTCCACATTTTCCTTTATGACATCTCTCAGCGCATTCATGAATGCCGCATTCGAGCAGTTTCCCGCAAGTATCACCGCATCCACCGACCTCTACTGTGCACGCCACTGTAACGGCCTTTTTTCCACATGGGCAAGTACGCTGCAATTAAGATTTATATACAAGATAAGAGAGATTAAGCAAGCAAGCGTGCATCACTCATTCCTTAATACTACTTACCGGCAACGCTAGGGGGCAGGTTGCGCATTTCCCAGGGTGGCAGACTGTTTCACATTTGTGATGTCTGCAATCCAACATCTTTCCGCAGACCTGGATGTTACAGCAATACCGTGATCACGATTTAAAAATGGATTTCAAACCATCGGTAAACGAATTACCTTGTCACACTGAAATTCAATAGAGTGGCAgggtctttcttctttctttgagCCACAAAGGCACTTCTGAGAGCTCTTTTTCGGGCATGGTGGGCAAGCCCCAGAATGGCAAGTGACTTCGCACTTGTGTTCTTTGCACGACAACAGTTTTGAACACTTTTTTCCACAAGACCATGTTTGAGAGCTACAACGGCGAGTTTCAACAGGGGATTTCGCGCAAAAGCACGTGACTGAGACCGTTTGGGGGCAAGGAGGACAAGGACCTGGAAACACGTATAGAAATCTTtgaaaatagcggcaattactaatacaaattcaataaatacCTGGGTGGCATAGAAGTAAACAAGTGTGCTTGCATTCTGGTTGCAGTAGTTTTTCACATTTAGCACCACAAGAATGTGGAACAAGCCAAGGATCAAACTGCGGATCCTGGGTTTTCAAACAGTAGCAATAATATCTAGTTGGAATTGTTGCTTGAGGATATTCTGCTCTGCATTTTGGACTGAAGAATAAAGGAATGAGAAACTTTacatcataatttttttaacattttttgaatgctTACCAACACCAATTGAACTTTCTGGGATCTACATGCTGACCAGGAGCTAAATGGTCTGATGCCGCTtcagtttgaaaataaatagaatctTTGGCCCATCTTTGAATGCATGTTAAGTGGAGACTACAGTAGCATTTAGTGCATGACCAGATAAAATCTGATTTTTTGACAGAATCAATACATATGAGGCACACAGATGTTCCACTTCTAAGGCTATCTTTCAAGACTTGCTCTATTTTCAGTAGCTCAGTGCCACTCTTTCCGTATAGATTGAAGACTGTTGAGATGATGTCAGTGTCATTAttggtctcttcttcttctgagctTGAATCTCCGAGCTCCTCGTTGAGCTTGGCTACATGCTTGTCAACATTGGCCTTAATCTCAGCACAAGcttcttcaaattttcttgTGGAGCGTGAATTTTCTTTGGAAGGTTGCTTGCTGGTACTCTGTTGCCTACCGGCATTCGTGTTTTTTGACTGGGCTTCAGCTCGATTTGCCCAAACATTTTGAGCAGGCGCTCCACGACCTCTTCCTTTTCCTTGTTGATCCATTAACTTCTTATCCAGTGACTATAAAGCCTGATTTTTTCCTCTAATAaacttaattaattaaatattccATGACAAAATAACTACAACACAACAACGAgagaacaaaatcaaaatttcttctGCAGAATTGAAGCTTAGACACGTCAGACCCTCAGCTGTCACCTAAACGTTGCCAGTTCAGTTTTGATATCcccatgatttttttaaaaaagcattttgaatttacaattttctatttttctttttttaagcggCCGAAATTGCTAGAAacttatataatataatatctaCTCATTTTCTGTGAAATTGCATGATTAATGCAGCCTACGTCGACAATTTTACAGATTAAAGATTAAGAATGCGATAAAGAGGTTACCcttaaaaaaccttttttcggAAAAATGGTCTTACCATTAAGTTTTCATCTTCGAGATTAAAAATAGAACACAAAAGGAATGTTTACGTGGAAACGTGCGTCAAGGGAAAATATAGCGACACCGATTGGAAATAAGGCCTTATTCGAATTCTCAACTTAACAATTGTACTGGTTTGCACAGTTTTTTGTGAAGTCATTGTTAAAATCCAGAGGTTCAGCAAACTTGCATTTTTGCCACGCTCAACTGTGGACCAACGTTTTCGCTTTGAAATATGAAACGCTCGAGCTCACTCGGTCCAATTCCCTTTTGATTCCCATCTCCCATTCTAGTACAGTTGCAGCCGTCGAAGGTGTAAGttgaaaacttgaaaagaGACTTCCCATCAAGTTTAGcgtttgaaaataatcaacaattttataCAAAGCGTTAAATTCAGTTCATAAGGCAAGTTATTTCTTATAAAGTGTATTTTCATGTGTGCATTAATCCATAGGCCGTTCAAGAAATGTGATCGCCTAATGCTTGCTGGCGTATTTCGTTTCCAATGTCGATGACGATTGCCTCCGcaatccattttttatttttatttacgaGTCATATTCATGTGCACGCTCAGTAcgtcaaaaatgaaataactttcGTCTCTACAGCACGTAGTACCgtagtttttctttctggcgtTGGAAAACAAAGTTAAATAATCATTGCTTTTATATAACTTGACTATTGCCAAATTAAATAAGTTCGGTTGTCAGTCAAACGTTTGCGGGGTTGTgtcgtttttttaattgaaagcaCGCGAAGTCGATCGtgaattttgattaaattcaaatttctatcACAGTTCTCTATATGCCCCTATTTTGTTAACCttaataacaaaagaaatgtgttTATTTGTTGCTGTAacttattattttgaaatttaggaTTCTGTTCAGCATGGGGgcaataaaaaactttccaaaTCCTCGAGTACCCGCTGAGCTCAGTAATGGTTCAATAGTTCTTGGCAGCCAGATGGAGAGCAATAATGACCAGGAATCAGCACTTGGCAAAATTGATACAATTGGACGTTTGGCGGTCTCTGAAGCCGGAAAGCAACCGCCTGTTGTTATCGTTTGGAGAAACGTCTTGGTCTTCATTTATCTCCATCTCGCTGCTCTCTACGGACTCTATCTCTGTTTCACGGATGTCACGTGGGCCACTCTCGTTTGGTGTAAGAATtcaatagatttttttctttttgccgaTTGAACAAAACACGTGATATATCATTTCCTTAATTCCATTTCAGCGTATGCATTGTTTATTTTCGGCGGATTTGGGATAACGGGAGGAGCGCACCGACTGTGGGCTCATCGTTGTTATAAAGCGAAATGGCCTCTGCGTGTCATTGCCGCTGTTGGACAAACAATTGCACTTCAGGTAGGGGACATAGCCTTATTACCGGAAAATTACTTTATTGCTCAGAGGTTTTAatgtttcatcttcttttgcATCGAATAGAACGACATTTACGTTTGGAGCAGAGATCATCGAGTTCATCACAAGTTTAGCGAAACGGATGCTGACCCTCACAACGCCCGCCgaggttttttctttgctcACGTTGGCTGGTTGCTATGCAGAAAACATCCAGAAGTGATGCGACGCGGAAAGACGGTGGATGTTAGCGATCTTTTACAAGATCCCATCGTAGTCTATCAGCGAAAGTGAGCGTGATTGAATCACATGATTGATTTAAACTTGACCGCTTGACGAGTCTAATATCAAATTATTGTGAAAAACTGTTTCTCCTCAAAGGTTCTACATTCCGTTGGTGATCATCTTTTGTTTCGCTATGCCAACACTTGTGCCTTGGTATTTTTGGGGCGAATCGTTGAGAACATCTTTCTTCGTCGCTTCCATTCTTCGTTACGTAATAACGCTCAACGCTACCTGGTGCGCCTCCTAATTTCAAAACCAATTTGTACACGgtgaataataattattttatcacTAGGCTAGTCAACAGTGCTGCTCATATTTGGGGAACTCATCCATACGACAAGTTcgttcatttattatttaaataattgtACGCTAAATAAcctaaaaatcaatatttagAGGGATCAATCCTTCCGAAAACCGATTCGTGGCCTTTATAACTTCTGGTGAAGGATGGCACAACTACCATCATGTCTTCCCGTGGGATTATAAAGCATCGGAATTAGGAAACTACGGCACGAACACGACAAGAGCCATAATCGATTTCTGTGCTTGGCTGGGTCTGGCTTACGACCTGAAAAGCGTGCCAGAAAAAGTCGTTTACAACCGTGTTCGTCGAACAGGAGATGGTTCTCATCCGTTTGCCTTGCAAGACAATCAGTTTCGAGTAGATGATGACATGCATCAAATAGAAGAGGAACAGTTTACCGAAATCACACCAGCAGCAGAAAAACAAAGATCTGCGTAAGGAAACATGAAAATGTGAAATTGCACGGGAAGATTAATTTTGTTAGTTTTTAATCCGCTGTAGATTTTTTATACCGATTAATATTTATGACTTCATTTTGGAAATCAGCTATAAGTATAACTGCTCTAGTGTCGCGCCTTTACCAAAAGATGAAAATATAGTAGTTGATGAAATTACTGTCATTTTTTACTCATTTATTTACCTTTGCGACGAACCGAGTTTTACAATTtgccatgaaaataatttcgatCTATCCAGCGGATCTTGAGTGCTGGCGATCAAACCGCTTTAATGTTTTTCGCGGTTTGGTTTTAAGGGAAGGggttgattttctttgatttgggCGGGAATTGGGAGGCGGGGAGGGCAAAATTTTGATATCGATTTCttaattagaatatttgtgGCGTCtgcttttgatttgtttttcacttttcaccagtttcgaaaaagcaaaaagagacGAAGTTTCAGATATTTTTGATTATAGAAAACTGAACGGTCTGTAAACGTGTACGTGGCTGGAAGAGAAATagcagaaacaaataaaaatgtggtcgtcgtgtgaACTTTGGTGTCGTGACTCCTCATGCTCttcactccatgctgtttctcgtgtaaataaaactaagaatacgaATGGAAGGATTTTGGGAGCTTATATGAAGAACttaaacctgttccaaattcGTATTGGTGCCCAACTACAgtgactagcatttatcatgtataTGCTTGTTGTTGATGCATGGTGGAGTCTGCTTGCTCTATCTAACCATTACATTTGTGCAGAGCCAGTCAACGTAGCCATAACATGTGCAAGTTTTGATACTGACGTGTCATCACCAACGATCTCAGCATCATCAATTGTGTAATGGTTTATGTTACTTTTATTTAACCTGTTACCTGTCGTATATTTTAATGGTTTCTGAAACTTGCATAAAAGGGTATTACATAGGATATACACATAATCCTTAAGTATtcctgtttattaacaataagGGATTACCCTCTGTCTTCTTTCCAACTTTTCCTTACTTAGTCCctgctatatttttttttaacccattgtttttctttttctttagatcAACAGCTCCTAGACTAATTGGGAAAactctgtcctcgtgtacacccatgtgaagGTATATTCACGACGACCTTCTTTTCCTATCCTGGCTGATGGCGTCAACTTTACTGAGGATGGAGCACTTgcggatgcctggctgtggatttcccgggcttaaaggtaggacaatcGTCTctctattctttcttttttgactatTTAGTGGCATTGATTACAAAACGTTACGGAGTActattattcctgagctagacGCTTTACTGCaatttttctcttgccgtttctGTTATCTCAATCCAgggttaattttaaaataactcataagtagagcacatcaggcttgttttatacctcacaactttgtctgctGGCAagcaatcaaattgaaaaaattgttgaatgttatttttttgttcaaacaCTTCAAACAATGTGCAAAGTCTATAAAATTGTATACGTCCAAGAGGGGCACATTCCTCGTTTTGAATTCTCCAGAAACTTTGTCAGAATGTCAGTCATCATGGCTTCGCTGCTAGATGGCGAATATTTGTAACCCTACCTGCCGCAAGGTGGCGTTCAATACGCCttggaattcaaaatttgaaaaattaaaataaaacatagcTCGATTCGTCGCAATAACACAAAGACTGTAATTTCATCAATACCTATGTTTTCATCTCTTGGTAAAGGCGCCGAGACGCTCAGAATTTGAATCCTCGTTTGAAAACACCAACCCTAAGAACCCTCAACcaccaaaatttgtttttccagtTTGATGGTTGTGCTGAATCTGAGCATTCCCAACAAattaatttctaaaatttctGGGAATTAGAACATTTCACTTCACTTTTTTTATCAAGGCCATTCATACAGAAAAATGATACGCCAAAATCTTGCCATTTGAAATACCCACAGTTCTAACTGTTTGCGCGTAACATTATCATCTGTATGTAAGTATACAATGTGCCCGTAGCGACGGATCCATTTCCGTTTTTTCTGTTCTCTCAGGAGTCGCCGGATCATCAGAGCTTAGACCCTCCAGATCGTTGCGTTTTGTTTCCATCGTGTTCCAACACTCTCGCATTTATCAAGAACATCTTTCATTTGATGCATTCATTTCatcaagttgaaaaaagaaaagagaaaagagattgaTAATGCAGACAAGAGCAGCAGGAGAGACTACAGTGTGCCACTATATCTTGGGAAAAGGACGAACATCCGGAAGCCCTGCCTATCCTATCAAATTAGGCCTGTCTCGTAACTATATAGCCTATACACTACGGCCACCACGAATTACAGTGAATTAGTCAGTGTGCAAATGTGTGGGTGCCGTCGATCGTATCAAATGAAGTGCGTCgccttattatatatatcctgctgctgcctccagcaccctccttctctctctccttctctctctgtgttgAATTCAAACAGCCCAGCACAAAGACAAAAACTGGCGATTGTTTCTCCCGTCACTGTTTGAAACGCACATTGAAAGCCCCCGGACGAGCGGCGAGTGAGGGAAAATAACGGGCGAATGGATGGGGTGCCGGGCCCATTCGAATAGGTTCATCatataaaagaagaacagCAGAGTCGGGGGTGCGATGAGTGTGGTGGGGCTATACAGAATAAGGGGGACGACCAATGCTCTatacaaaattgaataaaaaggcatttaaaaaaagatgtatttatataaatacacgcggaagaggaaaagaagaagggagtgATTTGAAAATCCTCCATTGTAAAATGTGTATTCCTGGTTATATACCAAGAATAATAAGCCAGAGACGGCCAACAACTAGACGTgtaaacatcttttttttattattattatctgattgtatttcaatttttattttccccccaaaaaaagaagtgaatgTGCTGTGTTAGCCCATGACCCGACAGtcacacacacgcacggaCGTCGTCCGACTCTCTCACTAACTGGGTGATGTGCCAAACAcgaacaaatcaaaaaaagaaccgtccctttttgctgctgctgcgtctATTGGTCTTTGAAATCGCACTGTCAACACCACGCAAGAGgtccttcttttttattaccattattattttttccctattttgaaattcgtagagagagagagagaggggaggaaaaaaagcgATTCATTGTTGAATTTTAATCGTTTGATTTTGAGAGTTTACAATCCCGAGAGGGGGGTCAACCGCGAGCAGCAGCGGCCAGATTATATGGACAGAGGCGCGGCCTTTgcgactgctgctgttgtcggTTTCTCCTCCTACTCTTTCCCGTTTTCAAAAATCCCTTTTCCTATAGAGCTGTACATGGTGCTATAATAatgttcttcttttattatccCCACACGATGATTCCATTTTGTTGTCGGTGGTGCTGTGGGCCGTATAATAATATATAGACGATGCCCAGCGCGAAAGTGTTGTGGACTGTGCTCGCGCAAGCAGCGATGGAATAAGGCAAATCGGTAAATCGAATCGACGTTTTCCCGTCTGCCCGGACTTCGTCCGTGTGTTGTGTTAGCAGACATCTCGCCCAGTGTTATTTGTGCTGGTTCAATAATTCCTTGTGACGGCATATGTACATCTTTAACTGGCGGCTATAGCACGGACAAATCTTCTGGCTCTGTGTTTTAtggaaaacccccaaaaaatgatgatggcAACAGCAGGACGAATATCAATATAAGATAATAAACTCTCTGATGTTCTCACTGTCTTTAATGTTGGCGTAGCAGCTGACCGCccaaaaggtaaaaagaaaaaagtcaaagttGACACAGCCGAGCGGTAAAATCGAATGGACTGATGGTAAATGTACAGACGAAAAAAGCTATTGCACGCGATGACTGggcgaaaaaaaagatcaCGCACTCACCGATCATCACCGCGTCCATTCCATCGCCGAGCCGCAAATAGAGGaatattagaaaagaaaattgacaaa
Proteins encoded in this window:
- the LOC124341165 gene encoding acyl-CoA desaturase-like isoform X2, with amino-acid sequence MGAIKNFPNPRVPAELSNGSIVLGSQMESNNDQESALGKIDTIGRLAVSEAGKQPPVVIVWRNVLVFIYLHLAALYGLYLCFTDVTWATLVWSYALFIFGGFGITGGAHRLWAHRCYKAKWPLRVIAAVGQTIALQNDIYVWSRDHRVHHKFSETDADPHNARRGFFFAHVGWLLCRKHPEVMRRGKTVDVSDLLQDPIVVYQRKFYIPLVIIFCFAMPTLVPWYFWGESLRTSFFVASILRYVITLNATWLVNSAAHIWGTHPYDKGINPSENRFVAFITSGEGWHNYHHVFPWDYKASELGNYGTNTTRAIIDFCAWLGLAYDLKSVPEKVVYNRVRRTGDGSHPFALQDNQFRVDDDMHQIEEEQFTEITPAAEKQRSA
- the LOC124341165 gene encoding acyl-CoA desaturase-like isoform X1; protein product: MILFSMGAIKNFPNPRVPAELSNGSIVLGSQMESNNDQESALGKIDTIGRLAVSEAGKQPPVVIVWRNVLVFIYLHLAALYGLYLCFTDVTWATLVWSYALFIFGGFGITGGAHRLWAHRCYKAKWPLRVIAAVGQTIALQNDIYVWSRDHRVHHKFSETDADPHNARRGFFFAHVGWLLCRKHPEVMRRGKTVDVSDLLQDPIVVYQRKFYIPLVIIFCFAMPTLVPWYFWGESLRTSFFVASILRYVITLNATWLVNSAAHIWGTHPYDKGINPSENRFVAFITSGEGWHNYHHVFPWDYKASELGNYGTNTTRAIIDFCAWLGLAYDLKSVPEKVVYNRVRRTGDGSHPFALQDNQFRVDDDMHQIEEEQFTEITPAAEKQRSA
- the LOC124340870 gene encoding NF-X1-type zinc finger protein NFXL1-like produces the protein MDQQGKGRGRGAPAQNVWANRAEAQSKNTNAGRQQSTSKQPSKENSRSTRKFEEACAEIKANVDKHVAKLNEELGDSSSEEEETNNDTDIISTVFNLYGKSGTELLKIEQVLKDSLRSGTSVCLICIDSVKKSDFIWSCTKCYCSLHLTCIQRWAKDSIYFQTEAASDHLAPGQHVDPRKFNWCCPKCRAEYPQATIPTRYYCYCLKTQDPQFDPWLVPHSCGAKCEKLLQPECKHTCLLLCHPGPCPPCPQTVSVTCFCAKSPVETRRCSSQTWSCGKKCSKLLSCKEHKCEVTCHSGACPPCPKKSSQKCLCGSKKEERPCHSIEFQCDKVCGKMLDCRHHKCETVCHPGKCATCPLALPRTCPCGKKAVTVACTVEVGGCGDTCGKLLECGIHECAERCHKGKCGTCWQMRVQSCRCGLKKKELPCYKEFQCETKCKHIKDCRRHPCNRKCCTGTCPPCDQICNRPLGCKNHKCVSRCHQGPCYPCDLTVDITCSCGRTKITVPCGREKHTKPPKCSLTCTKPPDCHHESRTKHICHSGGCPPCKQPCLKVSERCGHICKAPCHTSVLVQISAPTQQRAGPWEPKQAPKMEIKKLPCPPCPVPVPVTCLGEHETADWPCHLSAPSSCGRPCGRELYCTNHTCMKPCHAVATNPRNCQLCEELCSKNRPEGCTHPCARKCHPGPCPTCTKLIKHSCHCGLNPQLIRCNELSDSIAPGSLPSREQLLSCKDRCPKLLPCKHRCPVSCHSGECASQLDCVTTVHVSCPCRRIKKAVACNLLSKQAAVSCDDICRRKKDQELKLKEEKERVQREEEERRNRIELEQFQRKFDKRRNKDRRRPDETSAPPSRPIQLYVAVVAGLLVAIVMGFMWSRV